Proteins encoded by one window of Salvia splendens isolate huo1 chromosome 7, SspV2, whole genome shotgun sequence:
- the LOC121811416 gene encoding auxin-responsive protein SAUR71-like, giving the protein MKKLIRRLSKVGDSSQYWLLRSQSKSESLRKRSSSVGVPEGHLPVYVGDEMERFVVSAELLNHPIFVMLLNKSEQEYGYEQKGVLRIPCHVFIFERVLEALRIGVTDAQDLLNSLTDQL; this is encoded by the coding sequence ATGAAGAAGCTCATCAGAAGATTATCCAAAGTCGGCGACTCGTCGCAGTACTGGCTGCTCAGATCGCAATCGAAATCCGAGTCGCTGCGGAAGCGCTCCTCCTCCGTCGGCGTTCCGGAGGGGCACCTGCCGGTCTACGTCGGCGACGAGATGGAGCGATTCGTGGTGAGCGCGGAGCTGTTGAATCACCCGATCTTCGTGATGCTGCTGAATAAATCGGAGCAGGAATACGGTTACGAGCAGAAAGGCGTGCTGCGCATCCCCTGCCACGTGTTCATCTTCGAGCGCGTGCTCGAGGCGCTCCGCATAGGCGTCACCGACGCGCAGGACCTTCTCAATTCGCTCACCGATCAGTTGTAG